One part of the Symphalangus syndactylus isolate Jambi chromosome 1, NHGRI_mSymSyn1-v2.1_pri, whole genome shotgun sequence genome encodes these proteins:
- the NAT2 gene encoding arylamine N-acetyltransferase 2 yields MDIEAYFERIGYKNSRNKMDLETLTDILEHQIRAVPFENLNMHCGQAMELGLEAVFDHIVRRNRGGWCLQVNQLLYWALTTIGFQTTMLGGYFYIPPVNKYSTGMVHLLLQVTIDGRNYIVDAGSGSSSQIWQPLELISGKDQPQVPCIFRLTEERGIWYLDQIRREQYIPNEEFLNSHLLPKKKHQKIYCFTLEPRTIEDFESMNTYLQTSPTSSFITTSLCSLQTPEGVHCLVGFILTYRIFNYKDNTDLVEFKTLTEEEVEEVLKNIFKISLGRKLVPKPGDGSLTI; encoded by the coding sequence ATGGACATTGAAGCATATTTTGAAAGAATTGGCTATAAGAACTCTAGGAACAAAATGGACTTGGAAACATTAACTGACATTCTTGAGCACCAGATCCGGGCTGTTCCCTTTGAGAACCTTAACATGCATTGTGGGCAAGCTATGGAGTTGGGCTTGGAGGCTGTTTTTGATCACATTGTAAGAAGAAACCGGGGTGGGTGGTGTCTCCAGGTCAATCAGCTTCTGTACTGGGCTCTGACCACAATTGGTTTTCAGACCACAATGTTAGGAGGGTATTTTTACATCCCTCCAGTTAACAAATACAGCACTGGCATGGTTCACCTTCTCCTACAGGTGACCATTGATGGCAGGAATTACATTGTCGATGCTGGGTCTGGAAGTTCCTCCCAGATATGGCAGCCTCTAGAGTTAATTTCTGGGAAAGATCAGCCTCAGGTGCCTTGCATTTTCCGcttgacagaagagagaggaatCTGGTACCTGGACCAAATCAGGAGAGAGCAGTATATTCCAAACGAAGAATTTCTTAATTCCCATCTCCTGCCAAAGAAGAAACACCAAAAAATATACTGCTTTACACTTGAACCTCGAACAATTGAAGATTTTGAGTCTATGAATACATACCTGCAGACGTCTCCAACATCTTCATTTATAACCACATCGCTTTGTTCCTTGCAGACCCCAGAAGGGGTTCACTGTTTGGTGGGCTTCATCCTCACCTATAGAATATTCAATTATAAAGACAATACAGATCTGGTCGAGTTTAAAACTCTGACTGAGGAAGAGGTTGAAGAAGtgctgaaaaatatatttaagatttcCTTGGGGAGAAAGCTCGTGCCCAAACCTGGTGATGGATCCCTTACTATTTAG